Below is a window of Mucilaginibacter sp. PAMC 26640 DNA.
TATCCGGTAGAGCGGTAAGTAATTCTGCGCTAATGGCGTTTTTATCAGTCTGCGCGGCTGAAAAACTGCTAACCGTCCTGATGCCATTGATCGAGCCCTTGCCGCATACACCGCAGCTGGAAGTGGTGTAAAAGTTCCGTTCGGTATTTTGCAAATGAGGTACTACACTTTCTGCAAGACTTACCTCAATAATATTTTCCTGATTTTCTGCACAGGCGATAAAAGTATGCGATGCCTGTTGAATGTCTGTGGCCCGTTTAATGATTCCTTCAGTAAATAAAAATCCTGATGCCAGGTCTTCATCATTACCGGGAGTACGCATGGTAACAGAAACATTTTGCATTTTACGCTCGCTGGCAGGCCCGTAAATAATGCGGATTTCTAAAGGCTCTTCTATAGCAATTGCGTCGCTTTTATCTTCCTTTTCGCCATTATTGATCGTTGTAACTGGGATTCTTAAAACAGCATTAGCCGGCATACTCAAATATACAATTAACCACTACGCTTTGTTCTGAAAATGTAATAACACCGGGCATTATTTAAGTTGTAAACAAGATTGTCGCATATTTGTCTATCATTAAGCTATGGAGATTAATATACTTGCATTTGGCATTGCCCGGGAAATTTTTGGAGCAGAAAGCATTATAAGCACGCTTCCTGAAAACGCAACTACAGCCGGATTAAAAAATCAGCTGGAGGCAGCTTATCCCCGGCTAAAGCAATTGAAAAGTTACCTGGTGGCTGTAAATAACGAGTACGCCGAGGACGGAGCAGTGATTACAGAACGCGACGAGATCGCTATCATACCCCCAGTAAGCGGAGGCTAAGCATGAACACACAAATAGAGATCCATACCGAACCTTTAAATATCCAATCCTGCATAGATTGGATCATGTCGCCACAGTCTGGCGGAATAGATGTTTTTATCGGTACCGTTCGTGATGCTACGAAAGGAAAGCCCGTAGTGCAACTTGAGTTTGAAGCCTATAACCAAATGGCTATCAACGAAATGCGAAAAATAAGTGAACAAGCTTTTATCAGGTGGCCCGTGCAAAAAATACTGATTCATCACCGCACCGGGGTGTTGCAAATTGGCGAAGTGCCTGTGGTTATCGCTGTCTCAGCAGCGCATCGCGATGCTGCGTTTGACGCTTGCCGCTATGTAATCGATACGCTTAAACAAACCGTTCCGATTTGGAAAAAAGAGATTTTTGAAGACGGAGAAGTTTGGGTGGCTGCGCATCCCTGAACAATGCAACTACAAGTTTGATCAGGAATCGGTTACTTTATTTTTTAGATAGGATCCATGCCATTCTCCAGCGAAAAGACTTTTAATTCTGGCCT
It encodes the following:
- a CDS encoding molybdenum cofactor biosynthesis protein MoaE; amino-acid sequence: MNTQIEIHTEPLNIQSCIDWIMSPQSGGIDVFIGTVRDATKGKPVVQLEFEAYNQMAINEMRKISEQAFIRWPVQKILIHHRTGVLQIGEVPVVIAVSAAHRDAAFDACRYVIDTLKQTVPIWKKEIFEDGEVWVAAHP
- a CDS encoding molybdopterin synthase sulfur carrier subunit gives rise to the protein MEINILAFGIAREIFGAESIISTLPENATTAGLKNQLEAAYPRLKQLKSYLVAVNNEYAEDGAVITERDEIAIIPPVSGG
- a CDS encoding formate dehydrogenase accessory protein FdhD; its protein translation is MPANAVLRIPVTTINNGEKEDKSDAIAIEEPLEIRIIYGPASERKMQNVSVTMRTPGNDEDLASGFLFTEGIIKRATDIQQASHTFIACAENQENIIEVSLAESVVPHLQNTERNFYTTSSCGVCGKGSINGIRTVSSFSAAQTDKNAISAELLTALPDKLRTHQKVFADTGGLHACALFNAQGELQLVKEDVGRHNALDKLIGAAMKQFTMPLNKSVLLLSGRASFELVQKAAMAGINIIAAVGAPSSLAVQLAEEFNITLVGFLRGQRFNIYTAPERILLALHENSY